TTGTGGTAGATCTTCTGGAAGATTTTGAGAGAATATTTAAGGAGTTTCAAACATCTAGCTCACCATCATCTATATGCTTTGTATTGCCTTCCATTTCTAAAATTTTAGAATTATGCCAAATATTTTAGACCTTCTGGTAGTAGCATTGCTTAAAGAaagaattttgaaaaatattcgAGATTTGGATGGAAAATCTAAGCATATGGCATAAGGTGGCGTTTTTTTTATAACCACCCGCCACACATTTGCaggaagaaaatatttttgaaattaaggtgttttgcatttctgaaattcaaattttagaTACCATTTCAACCTGAAATTCAGGTTTCCCAATTCAATTCACATTAAGCTCAGAAACTCCAGAAAGTCCAAGTttatttccaaaaaaaaaacaaaaaaccaacatATTCTAAAACCGAATTTTTCTCCCCAAGCTGGTAACTGCGTCTAATTCCAACTGTATTGAAACTCCATCAGATGAAATTGAAAGATATTGTAGACAAAGAGTTCCATTCTACCGAAATTTTGAAGCAATCGAATAGTGGAAAAATAATGTAAACTGTTACCCTCATTTGTCAAAGTTAGCTTTAAAACTGCTATCAATACCAGccacctgctaaagaagcggaaacaggcggagaaccgagcccgtgaattctactggctgatgggcagacgatctaagctaccgacttccactaagctccttatctacaaagcgaacataaggccaatctggacgtatggcattcaactgtggggcactgcatcgaaatgtaacatcaacattatccagaccttcgaaaacaaaacgctccgcaccgCCAccaacgctcaccctttccacgaggTCCTCAGTTTTCCCTGGGTGGAGGATGAGAtcaagaaaagcagcaggcagtacatgcagaggcttcaaaaccccccaaacaacctggcacaaaaCCTGCTGGActccagtcaacgcaccaggaggctgcaccgatcccacACTTAATATAATAACTGAAAAACGAAATAGATTATGCCCAAAATCTGTAGATAGCCTCCTTCGTTTGCATTCTTATTACAAAAACTTAAACAACTCGCAATAGACATTAcctttttatatattatattattagttcttaacattttttttcttttcgctttGTCTTTGTAAATGtataatttttctttttaaaataataaaaaaaaaacaagcaaaaaaaaaatagagtaattaagtttaaatattattattatttttaatgcgttttaaaatatttaatttgtacTTTTTAAACCCACTTTGTTCTTATTATTTAgattaaaacattaaaaaacaaaaaatcgacAAATTCCGTGTCtctaatttaaaatttactTGGAAAAGCGACAGAAAAGAAAGATCACTTGGGAGCCCTTTTAAGGTACGCCGCAATCGAGAGCGAGACGACCTGATCCACTGATCGGGCCCACCAAAATGAACACGCAGCCGCTTTATATAGGCTCCGGCTGGGCTTAGTGTGCCCGTCGCCTGAGTGGCTTTTGCCTTGATTAGCGTGGCCAGCCTGCTCGGTCCAGTGTGACCATCCGCCCATGCTTGTTGGCGCGCGctctaaaatatttaaatttgaattgcTTCCGTTTGTTCTTTATGTGtactttattattttcctttcTTAGTTATTTTCTTCATTATTCATAtctcatatttttatttatatatattatgtccTTAATGTGCGCGGGCCGCGTCACAGATTTCTTCTAAGAGtgtaaaaagtaaattgtatTCAATTGTACAGCTTGCCGAATCGGTTTGCTACACTtctttataattaattattttagctctataaataaacaatattcAAAATAACCGTATCAGTAGGCTTTACTAGTTAGCGGAATGAAGATAATAGCACTCTTATTATTGGCTAATCTCGGTATTGGTGAGTTCATTGCAGGTATTCAGATATCAGCCTCTAATGTAACAGGAAATTGCAATACATTCCACAGCCCTAAGTAACAAGTTATATGAAGAACACGACAGGCTGGTGACGTGGAGGCTTCGAAATATTGTAAACAAGTATAAATACTTGGCCACCGGAAATGCTGAGTTCTCCCAGTGGATTGAAAAAGTAAACAACGCTGCTACCCACAGTAGCTTTAGCCTAAGGATGCTAACAGAAACTGACTTCAAATCATACGATAAGCAACGCCAAATGCTTGAAGATAACATTACTCAGCGCTTGAACACGCTCAGATCCCTAATATCATTAAGAAAAGGAGGCAAGAGATGTGTTCGATTCTACCAGCATCAGGAAAACGAACTTAAAAATGCCTACAAGCTCTCCAATCAGAGAAAGCAAGAGCTGTATATGAATAATGGGATGGAATGCCCTGCACGACCGGTGATACAAGGATATGATTACGATTACTATGGAGACTATTGATTATAAATATGTCcaatgaaatcaaataaaagctCGCTTTTGGTTAACCTGTATCAAACACCTATTCTAGCaatatactaaaatatttatgaaaattctTGTTCGCACTCCGACCAGCTGAAaaatgggtatctgatagtcgaggaactcgACTGGAGCATGTAATATTGTTTCATTTAAAACCGCACTCCTTTTTGTCGACGGATTTTTGATCTACTACCGACGAAACTAGCTTTAACTGCGGTAGTTACATTTTTGGTTAAGACTTGGTCATGAATTAAGTTTTCCCGGCAGCCAGTAGTCTCTACGACGAAcgctttatatttttttgtccGTTCTCCATCGGTTTTCCAAAGATATTAAACGAGCATTAACATAACATGTTTTTATCGAATTGGGTTAAAAAATCATATGCCTTCAAGTCTTGTTTACTTAGCATTTTCTATACATATTTTCCAAGAGTGTAAAAAATCAATTGAATAGCTTGACGAAAGGGGTTTGTTACACTACTTTATCTATTATTTTAGCTTTATAaattaacaatatttaaaatatccGTATCAGATGCATTTGTTGGTCAGTGGAATGAAGATAATAGCACTCTTAGTATTGGCAAAGCTGGGCTTTGGTGAGTTAATCGCAGCCCCATATTCAGATATCAGCCTCTAATATGACAGGGAATTCCAATATATTCCACAGCCCTCAGTGAATCCTTAGAAGAAATGGACAGGCTGGCGACGTGGAGGCTT
This genomic stretch from Drosophila mauritiana strain mau12 chromosome 2L, ASM438214v1, whole genome shotgun sequence harbors:
- the LOC117143243 gene encoding uncharacterized protein LOC117143243, whose amino-acid sequence is MKIIALLLLANLGIALSNKLYEEHDRLVTWRLRNIVNKYKYLATGNAEFSQWIEKVNNAATHSSFSLRMLTETDFKSYDKQRQMLEDNITQRLNTLRSLISLRKGGKRCVRFYQHQENELKNAYKLSNQRKQELYMNNGMECPARPVIQGYDYDYYGDY